From Acomys russatus chromosome 2, mAcoRus1.1, whole genome shotgun sequence, one genomic window encodes:
- the Tusc1 gene encoding tumor suppressor candidate gene 1 protein has product MWRMRGGATRRGSCGGDGGGSRGESGRTGRARGGVGGGVGWRGRAGGARRQLEERFADLAASHLEALRARDERDRQNARLREENARLRLENRRLKRENRSLFRQALRLPGDSGELEAADPTVARDELPTDRGAGGGAPQDEPGSPRTLRARLEKLEVMYRRALLQLHLEQRGARPPTAIVEPSPRETAAGLAAQDRDVPGPWL; this is encoded by the coding sequence ATGTGGCGCATGCGTGGTGGCGCCACCCGACGCGGGAGCTGCGGCGGGGACGGCGGCGGGAGCCGCGGAGAGTCGGGCCGCACCGGCCGGGCCCGTGGCGGCGTCGGTGGCGGCGTGGGTTGGCGAGGCCGAGCGGGCGGCGCCCGGCGACAGCTGGAGGAGCGCTTCGCCGACCTGGCGGCCAGCCACCTGGAGGCCCTGCGCGCGCGCGACGAGCGGGACCGGCAGAACGCGCGGCTGCGCGAGGAGAACGCCCGCCTGCGGCTGGAGAACCGGCGGCTGAAGCGCGAGAACCGTAGCCTCTTCCGCCAGGCTCTGCGGCTGCCGGGCGACAGCGGCGAGCTCGAGGCCGCCGACCCGACCGTCGCCCGGGACGAGCTCCCCACCGACCGCGGGGCTGGAGGCGGAGCCCCCCAGGACGAGCCTGGCAGCCCCAGGACGCTGCGGGCCCGGCTAGAGAAGCTGGAGGTCATGTACCGCCGGGCGCTGCTGCAGCTGCACCTGGAGCAGCGGGGCGCGCGCCCACCGACGGCCATCGTGGAGCCATCGCCCCGAGAAACGGCCGCCGGCCTGGCCGCCCAGGACCGGGACGTTCCCGGCCCTTGGCTGTAG